One genomic window of Dermacentor andersoni chromosome 8, qqDerAnde1_hic_scaffold, whole genome shotgun sequence includes the following:
- the LOC126529270 gene encoding uncharacterized protein, whose translation MEGSSRAAKAADVGRGTPCSALPKDYRVILPPLPTGEGQRRAVVLHCDVTGRPYRIDDFRKPLKDAGVIQQVGGIGAYQMSHVWLLNMKTDEAKQTLLDAGPLLVKNRPCLVIDPARQELRIKLHWVAFDVTSEIIRRAFREYGEIKEVISDRWKAEDFERAESTTRLVRLLLRDGVTPDRIPHQMRLGSGTALVVVPGRAPLCLRCHNTGHIRRECRVPRCAACRAFGHEQANCTRSYARVASVGGEADRSEMLMDEEEAESVAGMVASISDAAAVAASTSSAGSQENKAADARAADATLEDASTGKYEEGSAERPSETHSLGKQLPLSASGSGEKTAELKTAVSEVVATLEDSDSTDEAAMDAEATPTKRRLGKASTASQDTRLRATERRGTEPGTKKPRVATSHQRSASLTRGGGKSTP comes from the coding sequence ATGGAGGGCTCCTCGAGAGCTGCGAAAGCGGCCGACGTTGGCCGTGGTACCCCGTGTTCTGCGTTGCCCAAGGATTACCGTGTCATCTTGCCTCCGTTACCAACAGGTGAAGGACAAAGGCGCGCAGTTGTATTGCACTGCGACGTCACTGGACGGCCTTATAGAATCGACGACTTCCGGAAGCCCTTGAAGGATGCTGGAGTAATTCAGCAAGTAGGTGGAATTGGCGCCTACCAAATGTCGCACGTGTGGCTGCTGAACATGAAGACAGATGAGGCAAAGCAGACGCTGCTAGACGCCGGACCACTACTGGTGAAGAACCGGCCATGCCTCGTCATTGATCCAGCGAGGCAAGAACTCAGGATTAAGCTACATTGGGTCGCGTTCGACGTCACCTCTGAGATCATTCGACGAGCCTTCCGAGAGTATGGCGAGATAAAGGAAGTCATCAGTGATCGGTGGAAGGCCGAGGACTTTGAGCGCGCCGAGTCAACGACTCGTCTGGTGCGTCTTCTGCTGCGCGATGGTGTCACACCAGACCGCATCCCACATCAGATGCGTCTTGGTAGCGGCACTGCGCTAGTGGTTGTGCCTGGACGTGCCCCGTTATGCCTTCGTTGTCACAACACTGGACACATACGACGTGAATGCCGAGTGCCCAGGTGCGCTGCCTGCCGAGCGTTCGGGCATGAGCAGGCTAATTGTACTCGCTCGTACGCCAGAGTTGCAAGCGTAGGCGGTGAAGCAGACCGGAGCGAGATGCTCATGGACGAAGAGGAAGCGGAGAGCGTGGCTGGGATGGTGGCGTCTATCAGCGACGCGGCCGCAGTGGCGGCGTCCACCAGCTCAGCAGGTTCGCAAGAGAACAAGGCTGCAGACGCTCGGGCAGCAGACGCCACTCTGGAAGACGCTTCGACAGGAAAGTACGAAGAAGGTTCGGCAGAGCGCCCTTCTGAAACCCACTCTTTAGGAAAGCAGCTGCCACTAAGTGCGTCCGGGAGTGGTGAGAAAACAGCTGAACTCAAGACCGCAGTAAGCGAGGTCGTTGCGACGCTCGAAGACAGTGATTCGACGGATGAGGCTGCGATGGACGCCGAGGCAACACCTACGAAACGCCGTCTCGGCAAAGCAAGCACGGCTTCTCAAGACACCCGGCTACGAGCAACGGAGAGGCGGGGGACCGAGCCTGGAACCAAAAAGCCTCGGGTGGCCACCAGCCATCAGCGGTCGGCGTCGCTTACACGCGGCGGCGGCAAGTCGACGCCCTGA